A genomic segment from Dechloromonas denitrificans encodes:
- a CDS encoding heme utilization protein, giving the protein MASIVLGMTTAQIAALTTTQIVALNTDDWASLKTTQIAALTTTQIQHIETQDLAALSTTQFAKGFTTAQIAALTTDQVSFLETADVAALTTAQIAALTTNQIALGLTTAQVVALSTDQISKGLTTRQIAALTTEQIVALDTSDVSSLTTAQVVALGTDQVAALETADIANLKTAQIAVLSTTQVAQGLTTAQVVALTTAQVAQGLTTAQVAALSTDQVAALETADVAVLRTNQIAALSTTQVAQGLTTAQVVALTTSQIAQGLTTRQVAALTTEQVVALETSDVANLTTSQLVAFGTDQIAALQTADIEAMKTAQIAALTTTQVAQGLTTEQVVALTTAQVAQGLTTAQVAALTTEQVASLQTADVAALRTNQIAAMSTAQIAEGLTTAQVVALTTNQIALGLTTAQVAALTTDQVVALETEDVANLRTAQVVALKTDQVAALQTADIEAMKTAQIAALTTTQVALGLTTAQVVALTTAQVAQGVTTSQVAALTTEQVAALQTADVAVLRTNQIAAMSTTQVAEGFTTAQVVALTTNQISQGLTTAQVAALTTDQVVALDTEDVANLKTAQVVALKTDQVAALQTADIEAMKTAQIAALTTTQVAEGLTTGQIAALTTAQVSAGLTTSQIAALTTEQVAAIETVDVAVLRTNQVAALSTTQVAQGLTTDQVVALTTTQVAKGLTTAQVAALTTDQVAVLEGVDLAVLTTGQIVWLSTDQIAAVKTSDIGLLTTAQIAALTTNQVALGLTSAQVVALTTAQVGALTTAQVAALTTEQLSAIETTDISILKTAQVAALSTANVAVLSTAQILALTTAQLAALTTAQVVALETANIVALETADFAALQTRQIAALTTDQLVAVETADIAVLKTHQVAALTTTQVAAITSAQLVAMTTEQIAKGMTTAQVAALLTDQIVALETGDLAALTTAQIQALTTTQVAAVTTAGIAALTTAGVAALTTNQVSKGLTTDQIAALTTLQIASGLTSAQLVSMTTDQIAAFETADIGKLKTSYVAALTTQQVALGLTSVQIVAMSSAQLASLTTAQVVALSTENVAAIETSDLQSLTTAQIGALKTVQVAALTSDQMVALTTNQIAKGLTTAQVTALTTENLAAMETADVAVLTTGQALALGTAGIAALTTAGAAALNTAAVAALTTNQIALGLTSEQLAAMTTHQIVSLTTDQVAKGMTTDQVAGLTTAQAAALRTMQVAALSTANVAALETADVAVLKTAQIVALTTAQIASGLTTDQVVALTTGQIQALTTAQLQAMTTDGIAAIETADFAVLKTAQVAALKTSQVAALTSAQVVALTTEQVAKGLTTAQVAALTTDNIAALETADVAALTTSLVSSLTTSGVAALTTAGIAALTTAGVAALTTAQLASGLTTDQVIALTTAQVQALKTNQIQALTTDGVAAIETTDFAVLKTAQIASLLTSQVAALTSAQVVALTTEQVAKGLTTAQVAALTTDNIAALETADVAALTTSLVSSLTTSGVAALTTAGIAALTTAGVAALTTAQLASGLTTDQVIALTTAQVQALKTNQIQALTTDGVAAIETTDFAVLKTAQIASLLTSQVAALTSAQVVALTTEQVAKGLTTAQVAALTTDNIAAFETADVAALTTSLVSSLTTSGVAALTTAGIAALTTAGVAALTTAQLASGLMTDQVIALTTAQVQALKTNQIQALTTDGVAAIETTDFAVLKTAQIASLLTSQVAALTSAQVVALTTEQVAKGLTTAQVAALTTDNIAAFETADVAALTTSLVSSLTTSGVAALTTAGIAALTTAGVAALTTAQLASGLTTDQVIALTTAQVQALKTNQIQALTTDGVAAIETTDFAVLKTAQIASLLTSQIAALTSAQVVALTTDQVAKGLTTAQVAALTTASVEALETADVAALTTSLVAALTTSGVAALTTAGIAALTTAGVAALTTAQLASGLTTEQVVALTTAQIQALTTTQLQALTTDGVAAIETTDFAVLKTAQVAALKTSQIAALTSAQVVALTTDQVAKGLTTAQVAALTTDNIAALETADVAALTTSLVSSLTTSGVAALTTAGITALTTAGVAALTTAQVASGLTTEQVVALTTAQIQALTTTQLQALTTDGVAAIETTDFAVLKTAQVAALKTSQIAALTSAQVVALTTDQVAKGLTTAQVAALTTDSIAALETADVAALTTSLVAALTTSGVAALTTAGIAALTTAGVAALTTAQLASGLTTEQVVALTTAQIQALTTTQIHALTTDAVAAIETTDFAALKTAQIAELKTSQVAVLTSAQAVALTTGQIGSLTTAQIGALTTDNVAALETVDIAAFKTAQLAGFSTTQLVALSTGQVEAFTTAQVAALSTDQIQALSLGTPLVLDLDGDGIETQSIRNGVQFDLYGTGEKVQTGWVSGGDGLLVLDRNGDGSINGGGELFGEATVLSNGQKAKTGYEALADLDSNADGVISQGDAAFDQLQVWVDGNSDGISQAGELFKLKDLGITELSLNATSSPTQNNGNIVGLNSAYTTADGQSHEMADVWFLTGKVNNLVQAMSTYGESGSTSNALPVDPVSQATGSSATSTVGQLVGVLNQYDPNGQPLLGNAPSAAPNLVPQPLDPNNPAVNGLLANGK; this is encoded by the coding sequence ATGGCTTCAATCGTTCTGGGTATGACCACAGCGCAAATCGCTGCGCTGACGACAACGCAGATTGTTGCGCTGAATACAGACGACTGGGCGTCCCTCAAGACTACTCAGATCGCTGCGCTGACGACGACCCAGATCCAGCATATCGAGACGCAGGATCTGGCGGCGCTTTCGACGACCCAGTTTGCCAAGGGTTTTACCACGGCACAGATTGCTGCCCTGACCACCGACCAGGTTTCGTTCCTTGAAACCGCCGATGTGGCCGCCCTGACGACGGCACAGATTGCCGCCCTGACGACGAACCAGATTGCCCTGGGCCTGACGACGGCTCAGGTAGTCGCACTCAGCACCGACCAGATTTCCAAGGGCCTGACGACGCGCCAGATCGCCGCGCTGACGACGGAACAGATTGTCGCGCTCGATACATCCGATGTTTCCAGCCTGACGACCGCCCAGGTCGTTGCCTTGGGGACCGATCAGGTGGCCGCACTTGAAACGGCCGATATTGCCAATCTGAAAACAGCCCAGATTGCGGTGCTGAGCACGACCCAGGTTGCCCAGGGTCTGACCACGGCCCAGGTCGTTGCGCTGACGACGGCGCAGGTGGCTCAGGGTTTGACCACGGCTCAGGTCGCTGCGCTGTCCACGGATCAAGTGGCGGCGCTCGAAACGGCCGATGTCGCCGTTCTGCGTACCAACCAGATTGCGGCGCTGAGCACGACCCAGGTTGCCCAGGGTCTGACCACGGCGCAGGTCGTTGCGCTGACGACGAGCCAGATTGCCCAGGGCCTGACGACGCGTCAGGTTGCCGCTTTGACGACCGAGCAAGTGGTCGCACTGGAAACTTCCGATGTCGCCAATCTGACGACCAGCCAGCTGGTTGCGTTCGGAACGGATCAGATTGCCGCCCTCCAGACGGCCGATATTGAAGCGATGAAAACGGCGCAAATTGCGGCGTTGACCACGACACAAGTGGCGCAGGGCCTGACCACGGAACAAGTGGTGGCACTGACCACGGCGCAAGTGGCCCAAGGTTTGACGACGGCGCAAGTCGCCGCACTGACGACGGAACAGGTTGCCTCGCTGCAAACGGCGGATGTTGCCGCCCTGCGGACGAACCAGATTGCCGCGATGAGCACGGCACAAATCGCCGAGGGTTTGACCACGGCCCAGGTCGTCGCCTTGACGACGAACCAGATCGCCTTGGGTCTGACGACCGCTCAGGTTGCAGCCCTGACGACCGATCAGGTGGTTGCGCTTGAAACCGAAGACGTGGCCAACCTGAGAACGGCTCAGGTGGTCGCGCTGAAGACGGATCAAGTTGCCGCCCTCCAGACGGCCGATATCGAAGCGATGAAAACGGCGCAAATTGCGGCGTTGACCACGACACAGGTGGCGCTGGGCCTGACCACGGCTCAGGTTGTCGCCCTGACGACGGCCCAGGTGGCTCAGGGGGTGACTACATCGCAAGTTGCGGCACTGACGACGGAGCAGGTTGCGGCGCTGCAAACGGCAGATGTCGCCGTGCTGCGTACCAACCAGATCGCCGCGATGAGCACGACGCAAGTCGCCGAAGGTTTTACCACGGCACAAGTCGTCGCACTGACGACCAACCAGATTTCACAGGGTTTGACCACGGCGCAGGTTGCCGCGCTGACGACCGATCAGGTCGTGGCGCTGGACACCGAAGATGTGGCCAATCTGAAGACGGCGCAGGTTGTTGCGCTGAAGACCGATCAGGTGGCTGCGCTGCAGACGGCCGATATCGAGGCGATGAAAACCGCCCAGATTGCCGCGTTGACCACGACACAGGTGGCAGAGGGCCTGACTACCGGACAGATTGCCGCCTTGACGACGGCACAGGTCTCAGCCGGTCTGACCACGTCGCAGATTGCGGCACTGACCACTGAGCAGGTGGCTGCCATCGAAACGGTCGACGTTGCTGTTCTGCGTACCAATCAGGTTGCTGCCCTCAGCACGACACAAGTTGCCCAGGGTCTGACGACTGACCAGGTGGTGGCCCTGACCACGACGCAAGTCGCCAAAGGTCTGACGACGGCACAGGTTGCCGCCCTGACGACCGATCAGGTCGCCGTACTGGAAGGTGTAGACCTGGCCGTGCTGACGACCGGTCAGATTGTCTGGCTGTCGACGGATCAGATTGCGGCTGTCAAAACGAGCGACATTGGTCTGCTGACCACCGCCCAGATTGCAGCGCTGACGACGAACCAGGTTGCCTTGGGTTTGACCAGTGCCCAGGTCGTTGCCCTGACGACGGCCCAGGTTGGTGCCCTGACGACGGCCCAGGTTGCCGCCCTGACGACCGAGCAACTGAGTGCCATCGAAACGACCGATATCTCCATCCTGAAGACGGCACAAGTCGCTGCCTTGAGTACGGCGAATGTTGCGGTACTGAGTACGGCTCAAATTCTGGCGCTGACGACGGCACAACTGGCGGCGCTGACGACGGCTCAGGTTGTGGCGCTCGAAACGGCAAATATCGTCGCTCTCGAAACAGCCGATTTTGCTGCCCTGCAGACGCGCCAGATTGCTGCATTGACGACGGATCAACTGGTTGCCGTTGAAACAGCCGATATTGCGGTCCTGAAGACCCATCAGGTGGCAGCCCTGACGACGACTCAGGTTGCCGCGATTACCAGCGCCCAGCTTGTCGCCATGACCACCGAGCAAATCGCCAAGGGGATGACGACAGCCCAGGTAGCTGCCTTGTTGACCGATCAGATTGTTGCTCTCGAAACAGGTGATCTGGCAGCGCTGACCACCGCCCAGATTCAGGCTTTGACGACGACACAGGTGGCCGCTGTCACGACCGCAGGGATTGCTGCGCTGACGACTGCTGGTGTTGCTGCACTGACGACCAATCAGGTCTCGAAGGGGCTGACGACCGATCAGATCGCTGCGCTGACGACCCTGCAAATTGCCTCGGGCCTGACGTCGGCCCAGTTGGTGTCGATGACGACCGACCAGATCGCCGCATTTGAAACGGCTGATATTGGCAAGTTGAAGACCAGTTATGTTGCCGCGCTGACGACTCAGCAAGTCGCGCTGGGCCTGACCAGTGTTCAGATTGTTGCCATGAGCAGTGCTCAACTGGCTTCGCTGACGACGGCGCAGGTTGTCGCTTTGTCCACAGAAAATGTTGCTGCGATTGAAACCTCAGATCTGCAGTCGCTGACCACCGCCCAGATCGGTGCTCTGAAAACGGTACAGGTTGCCGCGCTGACCTCCGATCAAATGGTAGCCTTGACGACCAACCAGATTGCCAAGGGACTGACCACGGCACAAGTCACTGCGCTAACCACTGAGAATCTGGCAGCCATGGAAACGGCCGATGTCGCCGTATTGACCACCGGCCAGGCGCTTGCTCTGGGTACTGCCGGCATTGCGGCACTGACGACAGCGGGTGCTGCAGCACTCAATACTGCGGCCGTCGCAGCATTGACGACCAATCAAATTGCTTTGGGTTTGACCTCGGAGCAGTTGGCGGCGATGACCACCCACCAGATCGTTTCCTTGACGACCGATCAGGTCGCCAAGGGGATGACGACCGACCAGGTTGCCGGCTTGACGACAGCACAGGCTGCCGCTCTGCGGACGATGCAGGTTGCTGCGTTGTCTACTGCCAACGTTGCCGCACTGGAAACAGCCGATGTCGCGGTGCTCAAGACCGCACAAATTGTTGCACTGACGACGGCTCAGATAGCGTCCGGGCTGACGACGGATCAGGTCGTTGCGCTGACGACAGGCCAGATTCAAGCTTTGACGACCGCCCAGTTGCAGGCGATGACGACGGACGGTATTGCCGCAATCGAGACGGCCGACTTTGCGGTCTTGAAGACGGCACAGGTCGCTGCACTGAAGACCTCGCAGGTTGCCGCACTGACCAGTGCGCAAGTGGTTGCCCTGACGACGGAACAAGTCGCCAAGGGTCTGACGACGGCGCAGGTTGCCGCACTGACGACGGACAACATCGCTGCACTTGAAACGGCTGATGTGGCTGCCCTGACGACAAGCCTGGTTTCCTCTCTGACGACATCCGGTGTGGCTGCGCTGACGACGGCCGGTATTGCTGCGCTGACGACGGCCGGTGTCGCTGCGCTGACCACGGCACAGCTGGCTTCCGGCCTGACGACGGATCAGGTGATTGCCTTGACGACGGCTCAAGTCCAGGCGCTCAAGACGAACCAAATTCAGGCATTGACCACCGACGGTGTTGCTGCGATCGAGACGACTGACTTTGCTGTACTGAAGACGGCGCAGATTGCTTCCTTGCTGACCTCGCAGGTTGCCGCACTGACCAGTGCGCAAGTGGTTGCCCTGACGACGGAACAAGTCGCCAAGGGTCTGACGACGGCGCAGGTTGCCGCACTGACGACGGACAACATCGCTGCACTTGAAACGGCTGATGTGGCTGCCCTGACGACAAGCCTGGTTTCCTCTCTGACGACATCCGGTGTGGCTGCGCTGACGACGGCCGGTATTGCTGCGCTGACGACGGCCGGTGTCGCTGCGCTGACCACGGCACAGCTGGCTTCCGGCCTGACGACGGATCAGGTGATTGCCTTGACGACGGCTCAAGTCCAGGCGCTCAAGACGAACCAAATTCAGGCATTGACCACCGACGGTGTTGCTGCGATCGAGACGACTGACTTTGCTGTACTGAAGACGGCGCAGATTGCTTCCTTGCTGACCTCGCAGGTTGCCGCACTGACCAGTGCGCAAGTGGTTGCCCTGACGACGGAACAAGTCGCCAAGGGCCTGACGACGGCGCAGGTTGCCGCACTGACGACGGACAACATCGCTGCATTTGAAACGGCTGATGTGGCTGCCCTGACGACAAGCCTGGTTTCCTCTCTGACGACATCCGGTGTGGCTGCGCTGACGACGGCCGGTATTGCTGCGCTGACGACGGCCGGTGTCGCTGCGCTGACCACGGCACAGCTGGCTTCCGGCCTGATGACGGATCAGGTGATTGCCTTGACGACGGCTCAAGTCCAGGCGCTCAAGACGAACCAAATTCAGGCATTGACCACCGACGGTGTTGCTGCGATCGAGACGACTGACTTTGCTGTACTGAAGACGGCGCAGATTGCTTCCTTGCTGACCTCGCAGGTTGCCGCACTGACCAGTGCGCAAGTGGTTGCCCTGACGACGGAACAAGTCGCCAAGGGCCTGACGACGGCGCAGGTTGCCGCACTGACGACGGACAACATCGCTGCATTTGAAACGGCTGATGTGGCTGCCCTGACGACAAGCCTGGTTTCCTCTCTGACGACATCCGGTGTGGCTGCGCTGACGACGGCCGGTATTGCTGCGCTGACGACGGCCGGTGTCGCTGCGCTGACCACGGCACAGCTGGCTTCCGGCCTGACGACGGATCAGGTGATTGCCTTGACGACGGCTCAAGTCCAGGCGCTCAAGACGAACCAAATTCAGGCATTGACCACCGACGGTGTTGCTGCGATCGAGACGACTGACTTTGCTGTACTGAAGACGGCGCAGATTGCTTCCTTGCTGACCTCGCAGATCGCCGCGCTGACTAGCGCCCAGGTGGTTGCCCTGACGACGGATCAAGTCGCCAAGGGTCTGACCACGGCACAAGTGGCTGCGCTGACGACAGCCAGTGTCGAGGCTCTCGAAACGGCTGATGTGGCTGCGCTGACGACGAGTCTGGTGGCGGCGCTGACGACTTCCGGCGTTGCCGCACTGACGACGGCAGGAATCGCTGCGCTGACGACGGCCGGTGTCGCTGCGCTGACGACGGCACAGCTTGCTTCCGGTCTGACGACCGAGCAGGTGGTTGCACTGACTACCGCCCAGATTCAGGCACTGACGACGACGCAACTGCAAGCACTGACGACGGATGGCGTTGCAGCCATCGAGACGACGGACTTCGCGGTGCTGAAAACGGCGCAGGTGGCTGCACTGAAAACTTCGCAGATCGCTGCGCTGACCAGTGCCCAGGTCGTTGCCCTGACGACCGATCAGGTTGCCAAGGGTTTGACGACTGCACAAGTTGCCGCACTGACGACGGATAACATCGCTGCGCTTGAAACGGCCGATGTCGCTGCGCTGACAACAAGCCTTGTTTCTTCCCTGACGACTTCCGGCGTTGCCGCACTGACGACGGCAGGAATCACTGCGCTGACGACGGCCGGTGTCGCTGCGCTGACCACGGCGCAGGTTGCTTCCGGCCTGACGACCGAGCAGGTGGTTGCACTGACTACCGCCCAGATTCAGGCACTGACGACGACGCAACTGCAAGCCCTGACGACGGATGGCGTTGCAGCCATCGAGACGACGGACTTCGCGGTGCTGAAAACGGCCCAGGTGGCTGCACTGAAAACTTCGCAGATCGCTGCGCTGACCAGTGCCCAGGTCGTTGCCCTGACGACCGATCAGGTTGCCAAGGGTCTGACCACGGCCCAGGTAGCTGCGCTGACGACAGACAGCATCGCTGCACTTGAAACGGCTGATGTGGCTGCTTTGACGACGAGTCTGGTGGCCGCGCTGACGACATCCGGTGTGGCCGCGCTGACGACGGCAGGAATCGCTGCGCTGACGACGGCCGGTGTTGCCGCGCTGACCACGGCGCAGCTTGCTTCCGGTCTGACCACGGAGCAGGTGGTTGCTCTGACCACGGCCCAGATTCAGGCTCTGACGACCACTCAGATTCATGCGCTGACGACGGATGCTGTGGCAGCGATTGAGACGACCGATTTTGCGGCCCTGAAAACAGCGCAAATTGCTGAGTTGAAGACTTCGCAAGTGGCCGTGCTGACCAGCGCCCAGGCGGTTGCTTTGACGACTGGCCAGATTGGTTCGCTGACGACGGCTCAAATCGGTGCTTTGACCACAGACAATGTGGCTGCTCTTGAAACAGTCGATATTGCCGCATTCAAGACTGCTCAACTGGCTGGTTTCTCGACGACTCAACTGGTTGCCTTGAGTACGGGGCAGGTCGAGGCTTTCACCACGGCACAAGTGGCTGCCTTGTCGACCGATCAAATTCAGGCGCTGAGTCTTGGCACGCCGCTGGTGCTCGATCTTGACGGCGACGGCATCGAAACGCAGAGCATCCGCAACGGCGTCCAGTTCGACCTGTACGGCACGGGCGAGAAAGTCCAGACCGGCTGGGTGAGCGGCGGCGACGGCCTGCTGGTGCTGGATCGCAACGGTGATGGCAGCATCAACGGCGGTGGCGAACTGTTCGGCGAAGCAACGGTACTGTCGAACGGCCAGAAGGCGAAGACCGGCTACGAAGCACTGGCCGATCTAGATAGTAATGCCGACGGCGTGATCAGCCAGGGCGATGCAGCCTTCGATCAACTGCAAGTCTGGGTCGATGGCAATTCGGACGGCATCAGCCAGGCCGGCGAACTGTTCAAGCTGAAGGATCTGGGCATCACCGAACTGAGTCTGAATGCGACCTCGTCGCCGACCCAGAACAACGGCAACATCGTTGGTCTGAACTCGGCCTACACGACGGCCGACGGTCAGAGCCACGAAATGGCCGACGTCTGGTTCCTGACCGGGAAAGTGAACAATCTGGTCCAGGCGATGTCGACCTACGGCGAGTCGGGCAGCACGAGCAATGCGCTGCCGGTCGATCCGGTCAGCCAGGCGACGGGCAGCAGTGCGACGAGCACGGTGGGTCAGCTGGTCGGTGTACTGAATCAGTACGATCCGAACGGTCAGCCGCTGCTCGGCAATGCGCCGAGTGCAGCGCCGAATCTGGTGCCGCAGCCGCTTGATCCGAACAATCCTGCGGTCAACGGCTTGTTGGCCAACGGAAAGTAA
- a CDS encoding class I SAM-dependent methyltransferase, with product MENNLHIGGREPKDGWKILNIQAGPAVDYIGDICDLSQFADNSFDRIYASHVLEHVAQTKVLGALSGIIRVLKPGGEFMVSVPDLEILSHLIISPTASVDTKFHAMRMMFGGQVDPHDFHYFGWTPQFLQSFLTQVGFREIKRVDSFGLFSDTSDFKPYGFPISLNISARK from the coding sequence TTGGAAAACAATCTGCACATTGGCGGCCGTGAGCCGAAAGATGGCTGGAAAATCCTGAATATTCAGGCCGGGCCTGCGGTCGATTACATCGGTGATATTTGTGATCTTTCCCAGTTTGCCGACAACAGTTTTGATCGCATCTACGCCAGCCATGTGCTTGAGCATGTCGCCCAGACCAAGGTGCTCGGTGCTTTGTCCGGAATTATCCGGGTGCTCAAGCCGGGCGGAGAGTTCATGGTTTCGGTGCCGGACCTGGAAATTCTCTCTCACCTGATCATCAGCCCGACCGCTTCGGTGGACACTAAATTCCACGCTATGCGGATGATGTTCGGTGGTCAGGTTGATCCGCACGATTTTCATTACTTTGGATGGACGCCGCAGTTTCTCCAGTCCTTCCTGACGCAGGTCGGATTCCGTGAAATCAAGCGGGTCGACTCTTTCGGCTTGTTCTCGGATACCAGCGATTTCAAGCCGTATGGTTTTCCGATCAGCCTTAATATCAGCGCGCGGAAATAG